AACCGTTTTTTCTAGTTTTTTATTTAATATTAGCCAAAAAAAGTTTTAAGAAATAAGCTCCCCTTCGATAATTTTCGATTTGGGGTTATTTTTTTTCTTCAAAATATAAAGCTGTTGAAAAGCAGATAGAAGGGTAGTAACCAACCAATACAATGCTAGACCAGCGGAAAAAGAACTGGCCATAAAAAAGGTCATCACTGGCATAAAATAAACCATCTGCTTATTCATAATCGCCGCCATATCCTCATTCTTGGAGTCTGAGCCCTTAACCTCGGTCTTTTTAGACATCATCATCTTTGCCTGCCAAAATTGTGCCAAGGCAGCTAAAATCGCGATATAAATATTCTTTTTAGAAAGATCTAAAAATCCAAAAGAGATATAATTAATTGTTTCTGGATTATGAATAAATGGGTAAATCAATTTTAAAGCCCCATCCTCAAAACCATCCCTAAAAACTCGGAACAAGGCAAACAAGAACGGCATTTGAATTAAAAGTGGTAAACAGGATCCAAAAGGATTAACTTTGTGTTCCTTATACAACTCCATCATTTTCTTTCCCATCTCTTCTTTGCTATCCTTGTATTTATTTTTTACTTCTTCAATTTTGGGCTGCAGTTCTTGTAATTCTTTTTGTGATTTTATTTGTTTACTATTTAGGGAATAGAGGAGGATTTTAATAATTATAGTTAACAAAAT
This window of the Patescibacteria group bacterium genome carries:
- a CDS encoding YidC/Oxa1 family membrane protein insertase, producing MFETLFYQPILNLLIWLYDVIPGQDLGIAIILLTIIIKILLYSLNSKQIKSQKELQELQPKIEEVKNKYKDSKEEMGKKMMELYKEHKVNPFGSCLPLLIQMPFLFALFRVFRDGFEDGALKLIYPFIHNPETINYISFGFLDLSKKNIYIAILAALAQFWQAKMMMSKKTEVKGSDSKNEDMAAIMNKQMVYFMPVMTFFMASSFSAGLALYWLVTTLLSAFQQLYILKKKNNPKSKIIEGELIS